In Solanum pennellii chromosome 7, SPENNV200, the following are encoded in one genomic region:
- the LOC107026479 gene encoding arogenate dehydrogenase 2, chloroplastic-like produces the protein MLSFTPLQSKPTPTSNSNRFSNLTNPTSSTSRRRHFSVSSPSQVSHHHGCRRLSIKAIDAAQPYDYEALVSNQYAQSGRLKIAIVGFGNFGQFLAKSFVSKGHFVLAHSRTDYSQIANSLGVSFFQDPHDLCEQHPDVIVLCTSIISTETVLRSLPIQRLKRNTLFVDVLSVKEFPKNIFLQVLPTHFDILCTHPMFGPESGKDSWKDLIFMFDKVRIGEGRSRTARVDKFLDIFEKEGCRMVPMTCAEHDKHAAGSQFITHTMGRVLEKLGLESTPINTKGYETLLNLVDNTASDSFDLYYGLFMYNKNAMEELERLDLAFEALKKELFGHLHDLLRKQLFGKAEEAGQRRVLSKLPRNGYALPAPSSDAVKPENN, from the coding sequence ATGTTGTCTTTCACCCCACTTCAATCCAAGCCAACCCCAACTTCCAATTCAAATCGTTTCTCTAATCTCACCAACCCCACTAGCAGTACCAGCCGCCGCCGACATTTCTCTGTCTCTTCTCCGTCACAAGTCAGTCACCACCATGGATGCCGTCGTCTGAGTATCAAAGCTATTGATGCTGCACAGCCTTATGATTATGAAGCATTGGTGTCAAATCAATATGCTCAGTCAGGTAGGCTAAAAATTGCTATAGTGGGGTTTGGTAATTTTGGTCAGTTTCTTGCAAAATCCTTTGTTAGTAAAGGTCATTTTGTGTTGGCTCATTCAAGAACAGATTATTCCCAAATTGCTAATTCTTTAGGGGTTTCTTTTTTTCAAGATCCACATGATCTTTGTGAGCAACACCCTGATGTTATTGTACTTTGTACTTCGATTATTTCAACTGAGACTGTTCTTAGGTCATTACCAATTCAAAGGCTGAAGAGGAACACATTGTTTGTTGATGTTTTATCAGTCAAAgaatttccaaaaaatatttttcttcaagttTTGCCAACccattttgatattctttgtaCTCACCCCATGTTTGGACCTGAAAGTGGTAAGGATAGTTGGAAAGATTTGATCTTTATGTTTGACAAAGTTCGAATTGGTGAAGGGAGATCAAGAACAGCAAGGGTTGACAAGTTTCTTGATATATTTGAGAAAGAAGGGTGTAGGATGGTGCCAATGACATGTGCTGAGCATGATAAGCATGCTGCAGGTTCACAGTTCATTACACATACAATGGGGAGGGTGTTGGAGAAGTTGGGTTTGGAGTCAACTCCTATTAATACtaaagggtatgagactttgtTGAATCTGGTGGATAATACTGCTAGTGATAGCTTTGACTTGTATTATGGGCTGTTTATGTACAATAAAAATGCTATGGAGGAGTTGGAAAGACTTGACTTGGCTTTTGAGGCTTTGAAGAAGGAGTTATTCGGGCATTTACATGATTTGTTGAGGAAGCAATTGTTTGGGAAGGCGGAGGAAGCAGGACAGAGGCGTGTCTTATCCAAGTTGCCCAGGAATGGCTATGCGCTGCCAGCCCCTTCATCGGATGCTGTTAAACCTGAGAACAACTGA
- the LOC107025768 gene encoding pyrophosphate-energized vacuolar membrane proton pump has translation MGVTILTDLGMEILIPVCAVVGIAFSLFQWYLVAKVTVGTDKSHSSGDDKNGYAESLIEEEEGINDHNVVQKCAEIQNAISEGATSFLFTMYQYVGVFMVAFAILIFVFLGSVEGFSTKNQPCTYDSTKTCKPALATAVFSTVSFLLGAVTSVVSGFLGMKIATYANARTTLEARKGVGKAFIVAFRSGAVMGFLLAANGLLVLFITILLFKMYYGDDWEGLFEAITGYGLGGSSMALFGRVGGGIYTKAADVGADLVGKVERNIPEDDPRNPAVIADNVGDNVGDIAGMGSDLFGSYAESSCAALVVASISSFGVNHELTAMLYPLLVSSVGILVCLLTTLFATDFFEVKAVKEIEPALKKQLIISTILMTIGIAFVSWIALPSTFTIFNFGVQKEVKNWQLFLCVGVGLWAGLIIGFVTEYYTSNAYSPVQDVADSCRTGAATNVIFGLALGYKSVIIPIFAIAISIFVSFSFAAMYGIAVAALGMLSTIATGLAIDAYGPISDNAGGIAEMAGMSHRIRERTDALDAAGNTTAAIGKGFAIGSAALVSLALFGAFVSRAAISTVDVLTPKVFIGLLVGAMLPYWFSAMTMKSVGSAALKMVEEVRRQFNTIPGLMEGTAKPDYATCVKISTDASIKEMIPPGALVMLTPLIVGILFGVETLSGVLAGSLVSGVQIAISASNTGGAWDNAKKYIEAGASEHARTLGPKGSDAHKAAVIGDTVGDPLKDTSGPSLNILIKLMAVESLVFAPFFATHGGLLFKLF, from the exons ATGGGAGTGACTATTTTAACAGATCTCGGAATGGAGATTTTGATTCCGGTATGTGCCGTTGTCGGCATAGCTTTCTCGCTCTTCCAGTGGTATCTCGTCGCCAAAGTTACGGTCGGTACTGATAAGTCTCATTCCTCCGGCGACGATAAGAATGGATATGCCGAATCTCTCATTGAGGAAGAAGAAGGCATCAATGACCATAACGTTGTTCAAAAATGCGCTGAAATTCAAAACGCTATTTCTGAAG GAGCAACCTCATTTCTCTTTACGATGTACCAGTATGTTGGTGTTTTCATGGTTGCTTTCGCAATTTTGATCTTCGTTTTCCTCGGCTCTGTTGAGGGATTCAGCACAAAGAACCAGCCGTGCACATATGACAGCACCAAAACTTGCAAGCCAGCTCTTGCAACTGCTGTCTTCAGCACTGTATCATTTCTGCTTGGTGCTGTTACCTCTGTGGTATCCGGGTTCCTTGGAATGAAAATTGCCACATATGCAAATGCAAGAACTACCTTGGAGGCTAGAAAAGGTGTTGGGAAGGCTTTTATTGTTGCATTTAGATCTGGTGCTGTGATGGGTTTCCTTCTTGCTGCAAATGGTCTTTTGGTTTTATTTATAACCATACTTCTATTTAAGATGTACTACGGTGATGACTGGGAAGGTCTATTTGAGGCTATAACTGGTTATGGTCTTGGTGGATCTTCAATGGCCCTCTTTGGTAGAGTTGGTGGAGGTATTTATACCAAAGCAGCAGATGTTGGAGCTGATCTTGTGGGCAAGGTGGAGAGGAACATTCCTGAAGATGATCCTAGAAACCCAGCG GTGATTGCTGACAATGTTGGAGACAATGTCGGAGATATTGCTGGTATGGGATCAGATCTTTTTGGATCTTATGCAGAGTCATCCTGTGCAGCTCTTGTTGTTGCTTCAATCTCCTCCTTCGGTGTCAATCACGAGCTTACTGCTATGCTATATCCCCTTCTCGTCAGCTCTGTCGGCATCCTTGTCTGTTTGCTTACCACCTTATTTGCAACTGATTTCTTTGAAGTCAAGGCTGTTAAGGAAATTGAGCCAGCATTGAAGAAGCAACTCATTATCTCAACTATTCTCATGACTATTGGGATTGCTTTTGTTAGTTGGATTGCCCTTCCATCGACCTTCACAATATTCAATTTCGGAGTTCAGAAAGAAGTAAAGAACTG GCAATTGTTCTTGTGTGTTGGAGTTGGTTTGTGGGCTGGACTCATTATTGGGTTTGTCACTGAGTACTATACCAGCAATGCCTACAG CCCCGTCCAAGATGTTGCTGATTCATGCCGCACTGGTGCTGCCACCAATGTCATCTTTGGCCTTGCCTTGGGTTACAAATCCGTCATCATTCCCATTTTTGCCATTGCAATCAGTATATTTGTTAGCTTCAGCTTTGCTGCAATGTACGGCATTGCAGTTGCTGCCCTTGGAATGCTGAGCACTATAGCCACTGGTTTGGCAATTGATGCATATGGTCCCATTAGTGATAATGCAGGAGGCATTGCTGAGATGGCTGGAATGAGCCACAGAATCAGAGAGAGAACTGATGCACTTGATGCTGCAGGAAACACCACTGCTGCTATTGGAAAG GGATTTGCTATTGGTTCTGCTGCACTTGTGTCTCTTGCCCTCTTTGGGGCGTTTGTCAGCCGGGCAGCAATTTCCACTGTAGATGTCTTGACTCCTAAAGTCTTTATTGGTCTGCTAGTCGGTGCAATGCTTCCTTATTGGTTCTCCGCCATGACAATGAAGAGTGTTGGAAGTGCTGCTCTTAAGATGGTTGAGGAAGTGCGCAGGCAATTCAACACCATCCCTGGTCTCATGGAAGGAACTGCCAAGCCTGACTATGCCACCTGTGTCAAGATCTCCACAGATGCATCAATCAAGGAGATGATTCCACCTGGTGCCCTCGTCATGCTCACTCCATTGATTGTTGGTATCTTGTTTGGCGTCGAAACACTTTCTGGTGTTCTTGCAGGATCTCTCGTCTCTGGTGTACAG ATTGCCATTTCTGCATCCAACACTGGTGGTGCCTGGGACAACGCTAAGAAGTACATCGAG GCTGGAGCCTCAGAACATGCTAGGACTCTTGGCCCCAAGGGATCTGATGCACACAAAGCTGCTGTAATTGGTGACACTGTTGGTGACCCTCTCAAGGACACATCTGGACCATCATTGAACATTCTTATCAAGCTGATGGCTGTCGAGTCCCTCGTGTTTGCTCCCTTCTTTGCCACTCACGGTGGTCTTCTCTTCAAGTTATTTTAA